The sequence below is a genomic window from Coffea arabica cultivar ET-39 chromosome 8e, Coffea Arabica ET-39 HiFi, whole genome shotgun sequence.
CAACGGACAAATTTTGCTTGTTTAGTTTGGCTGCATCGTTTCTCGATTTCTTCATCCACCGCTCACATTTCCTGTCATCAGCCTCCAGCCTCCTTTTGTTGACAGCTGATTTTACCTGAGTTGAATAATACCTGActcatttttattatattacccATCCTTTCTGCTTCCATTTACGCTTCCTCATAAGAGCCTTTGTAGtcttttttgtcctttttctgGGGTCATGTCTGTAAATCTGCAATCTGCCGTCGCCTCTTCTCGTTGTCGCCCATCAGCTCTTTTGCTCCCGTCGATTGACGTTGTTTTCTGCTTTGCATTTGTACAATGGTTATAGAGTTTCTCCGCTTTTCTTTGCATTTGTACAATGGTCCCAGCAGATTTTCTGCTGCTCAACATCATGAACAATGGTAATTGTGCATCTACTCCTTTCTTTACCCTTTTCTATTGCTCTTgtttctttgctagagagaaaGAGCTACCTCATAAACATTGTTCTTCGTTTTCTTTAGCTATTTTGAACCTTCCTTTTCCTGATTTAATGCCTTGGTTCCGATTTGCAATGGTAATGTAATGATTCCGATTTTACAATGGTTCCGATTTCCTCTCAAATCCACCGTTTCTCCATTTTTGTTCTGTAtacatttttttccccttgattAAATTTTCTCTCATTCTCTGATAAGTTTCATATTTTTTGTCATAGGTTGAGAGGTCAGACTATTAACTAAACCATGAAGAAATGTGGAGATTGTTCTCTAAAGGTGAACACTTTCtccgtgatttttttttttttgcttttttgtacattttatCTGGATTTTTCCCCTTATATCTCCCTAATAATCTTTTCTGGCCAAGGTATCTGTTGGATaaataagaaaggaaaaaaggatgCAATCTTTCTCTGTTCGATGGCCGTTTTCTTTCCCGAAATTTGTTATCAACAGATGTGATTTTCTTAGATCTTCAAAAAATCacgtctaatttttttttcttttgtgatgTTGCGATGTTGCAGGTATGAAATTTGGAGATTTTCTCCATCGTCGTCATGCTATTTTGTAagttttttcccccttttgaaGTCTCTTTTTCGTGCCTCTTAATCTTTATTTCCTTTCTATATTTATTGGTTTTATTCCCCAAAAATTTTTGCCTGGTTAATATCTAAATTTCGCCTATATTGTTCCTTATTTCTTTATCCATGCTTTCTCCCAAGACAGGTACAGCCAAGAGAAGATCATCACCGAGAAACATTGTGTGCAATTTTGCTTCCTTGGGATTTGTCCTTCTTCATCTCAGGTtttctctattttattttttcatttttttaacttttgtactCTTTTTTAAGTAGTTTCTATGttacttatttctttcttttgggtCTCTAGAGCCCCCTATACAAACTTGTATGATATTTATTATAGAAGAAAAAATTACTCGGTAGAGAAACTGAAGTAAAAGGTTGTCGAGAAACTCTGAAAAATGGAGTTTTCATGGCTCATCttatggctttttttttttttggtttgttatGTTCAGGGGTGCGTTCAATTATTGACTCACAATAGACGATCCATATGGTAACCAACCCAAAGTCTCCATTTGTGGAGATCAAATTTCATGTCAATGACTGTTGaaaactttagttattttttcgtgtctttatttttgataaaactatttttctttttttttccttgtgaaGTTTTGGTTCTCATTTTCCGGAGAGTATATATGGATTctataaaacaaaagaaaaaaaatactttttgtgttttcttaGTTGCTGATAAAAGCACTGAAACCGATCAAGGAGCCATTAGTTGAGATACTCGTTTTAAGTACATGTTccctatatatttgtatatgcaTGAATCTTGCCTGCCCGTCGTCTTTTAAATGAGTACCTTTTATTTTAGGTTTACAAGAATAccattttttggttaaatttttgtttattttgttcctAGAAGATTGGTTTGAGTTCATCTACTGGGGATAACATTTTGGGAATATAAAGTGAATATAGAGTAAATATGGCAGATTGAGTATTAGCCTGTTAATGCAGAGAAATTTCTTACCATCTACTACCATTTAAGTGGTTTACTACATGTTTCTTGCTTATTTGGACTTTACCTTTTGTGAAAATGATTTCAATGTTTATGGGCAATTAAAAGTTTGGTGTGGTAATATGTTGGTCTTTCCAGTTTCTTTATATTCCTTGAAAAGGTAAAGAGAATTTTTTGcagctaaaataacaaaaagatGTTAGGATTACTTTGCATTTAGATCCTATTTTCTTAAGtcatcttctttttattttactttggttatgttattaatttttttattcttttatgttATTAATTTACTTTGTTCATGTTAAAGGTGCAAATGATTGAAGATGTAGTCACTCCGAAACCAGTTCATGGAATAACAAACTTTGTAAGTTAAAAATGCAGtccttttttatcttcttttatCTTGCTTTTGTGTTGAGCATGGTCACTATTAGCTGGTTTATTCTTAATTTCAGCCTTTCAGTCCTTCACTATTTGCACACCATTAATTCACTGTATTGGAATCATAAATACTACTTTGTTTACTATAGAAGGtttttttttggtctcttattttatttaattatcttTTATTACAGCAAGAAACGTGAAGAATTATTCAAAGTTTACtgagaaaaaaaatgtttaagTGGTCAATTTTTTTTAGGCTTTACTCGTCATATATGTACTGATTTGCTCTATGATTTTCTGCTCAGATTTTTGTCAAgagagggaagaaagaaaaaatggtggtcaatTCTTACTTTTAATCATTATGGGGTTGTACAACTATGCGAAACTTAAATACTTACTGAATTTGTTGTTGACCATTATGCTGTTATTGTAAGAAAACTTTTAAGAATTATTGCCATTCAAGAGGTTTACtctatatttcttttttatttagatTGTTTGTATTGTTTGGGTAAGATAGCatataagtttttattttaggatattttgtTGCCAAGTTTGGATGCGTTTGACATACACATTGTCATGCCTTAGGTAGTGGACATTTGTGGTGTGCATCGAATAACCATTGCCAAGATTGCTTATTTTGTAAATTATAACGATTTGTTAGCATAtttaaatttgtgaaatttaCTTTACGGGTTTTATTCCTCATCTCACCATTAAATGGTTAAATGGAAACTTTTGAGAGTACAAATAGAGCTTCATGAAAACAAGAAACTAGATTCGGGcataattttggtgaaaatggaaCAATTTGGTTTGAAAGCAAGATTAAGGattctttgatttttctttgtATTAGCTTCTCACAATTGCAACAAATTTCTAATGGCCTTGCTTTGATTATGTTCAGGTTCCCATTTTAAACAGCAAGCGAAAtgggacaaaaaaaaagaaggccaTGAAAAGAAGCAAGGAGGGAAAATATGGATCTTCATCAGAACATGTATGCTTTTGTTCactttttttgtgaaatttaagCTGGTTCTGtaagtattttttttgtttaatttttcccCTGATTAGAAGGAGAAGATGAGAAGAGGAATAACCAGATGAAGAGAAAAGTATGGATCTTCAGCCCAATCAGATTATAAGTTTCTTTAATTTAAGCAGTTTTTGTAAggttttattttagttcaaaatacatttttaaatgagtttttgaaatgaaaatgagGTGAGGCTGATGAAGGGAAAGAACAGATCTTTGGTTTGATTGAATGCTTTAAGTTTTTTCTGTTACTTTTTCTTTGTAACTTGAGCAGTCTTCTgagtttctttcttgtttgccttttttttatttctgaCTTTCTATTATTGAATGTgaagcaaaaaagaaagaagaaataat
It includes:
- the LOC113702827 gene encoding uncharacterized protein isoform X1 — translated: MWRLFSKGMKFGDFLHRRHAILYSQEKIITEKHCVQFCFLGICPSSSQVQMIEDVVTPKPVHGITNFIFVKRGKKEKMVPILNSKRNGTKKKKAMKRSKEGKYGSSSEHKEKMRRGITR
- the LOC113702827 gene encoding uncharacterized protein isoform X2, which produces MWRLFSKGMKFGDFLHRRHAILYSQEKIITEKHCVQFCFLGICPSSSQVQMIEDVVTPKPVHGITNFVPILNSKRNGTKKKKAMKRSKEGKYGSSSEHKEKMRRGITR